The following are from one region of the Rhodopirellula sp. P2 genome:
- a CDS encoding TolC family protein, giving the protein MDRHSSRPGRTQAKRLLLAALVAASVSGCASQRGVHVAKVTTASAASNPTSVATSDVDWQQVLSEPETGAIQPAGYNDGLVIASPAVFAQPPKEDGKRSFGDFLQLDPPKEDGEKSSQGDERDTETRSGKQDKEATRLGDTEKDVDSASPNLLVSPSPNSPTGQPVEYFVGTALARHPKILAAQQRVAAASNVIPQAKALPDPTFNNTFWPLHDNAIQTAAGRVANQMSVNQMVPFPDKLKTKAVIASREVQIAQTEVDAIAREITESVRLAYYEVWFATRAIDIIEETKGLVADLTDVAEARYRSGGSQQDVLRAQLETDRLDEQLITLAKQKLVAQADLATLLQQPIGILPEATDELGITDTPQQIEELIALAEQCNPKLRGLAWEIQRDRDKERLACLQQYPDFSVGLNWGLVSDNHDVLSPVANGNDQLSVSFGTTLPIWREKINAGIREAAHRRGSTTRRLEAERDELYGKIRRLIVQADALVEQRNIYEERIIPRTEDTLKLSIADYRGKRTDFFTLIETYRELLMFETQLARIDATLAGTIAQIDRTVGCP; this is encoded by the coding sequence ATGGATCGGCATTCTTCGAGACCCGGAAGAACCCAAGCGAAGCGCCTGCTGCTAGCAGCATTGGTTGCCGCGTCGGTGTCCGGTTGTGCCTCCCAGCGTGGTGTTCATGTAGCAAAAGTCACCACTGCGTCCGCCGCGTCGAACCCGACTTCGGTCGCGACCAGCGATGTCGATTGGCAGCAAGTCCTTAGCGAACCGGAAACAGGGGCCATTCAGCCCGCAGGCTACAACGACGGGTTGGTGATCGCATCGCCCGCCGTCTTCGCACAGCCACCCAAGGAAGACGGCAAACGAAGTTTCGGAGACTTTCTGCAACTCGATCCGCCCAAGGAAGATGGGGAGAAGAGTAGTCAGGGAGATGAGCGAGACACGGAGACAAGGAGCGGGAAACAAGACAAGGAGGCAACGAGGTTGGGAGACACGGAGAAAGATGTTGACTCAGCGTCTCCCAATCTCCTTGTCTCCCCCTCTCCCAACTCCCCCACCGGCCAACCCGTCGAGTATTTTGTTGGCACCGCACTCGCACGCCACCCAAAAATCCTCGCCGCCCAGCAACGTGTCGCTGCAGCGTCCAATGTCATCCCGCAAGCCAAAGCGTTGCCTGACCCGACATTCAACAACACCTTCTGGCCTTTGCACGACAACGCCATTCAAACCGCGGCCGGCCGAGTCGCCAATCAGATGTCGGTCAACCAGATGGTGCCGTTTCCTGACAAGCTGAAAACCAAAGCGGTGATCGCCAGTCGCGAGGTGCAAATCGCTCAAACGGAAGTCGACGCGATTGCCCGCGAGATTACCGAGTCCGTTCGTCTCGCCTACTACGAAGTCTGGTTCGCGACCCGAGCGATCGACATCATCGAGGAAACCAAAGGCCTCGTCGCTGACCTGACGGATGTCGCCGAGGCACGCTACCGCAGCGGCGGTTCTCAACAAGACGTGTTGCGAGCACAACTCGAAACCGATCGGCTCGACGAACAACTCATCACGCTTGCGAAACAAAAGCTGGTTGCCCAAGCCGACCTCGCTACTTTGCTACAGCAACCCATCGGCATACTTCCCGAAGCGACGGATGAACTCGGCATCACAGACACTCCACAGCAAATTGAAGAGCTGATCGCGTTAGCCGAGCAGTGCAACCCGAAGCTACGCGGCCTCGCGTGGGAAATCCAACGCGATCGCGACAAAGAACGCTTGGCTTGCTTGCAGCAGTATCCAGACTTCAGTGTCGGATTGAATTGGGGATTAGTCAGCGACAATCATGATGTTCTTAGCCCAGTAGCTAACGGGAACGATCAACTCAGCGTCAGCTTCGGTACGACATTGCCGATCTGGCGAGAGAAGATCAACGCTGGAATCCGCGAAGCAGCTCACCGTCGCGGTAGCACGACTCGACGCCTGGAAGCCGAACGAGATGAACTTTACGGAAAAATCCGTCGCTTGATCGTTCAAGCCGACGCCCTGGTCGAGCAACGCAACATCTACGAAGAACGAATCATCCCGCGTACCGAAGACACGCTCAAACTGTCAATCGCCGACTACCGAGGCAAACGCACGGACTTCTTCACGTTGATCGAAACCTACCGCGAGCTATTGATGTTCGAGACACAACTCGCGCGCATCGACGCCACACTGGCCGGCACCATCGCCCAAATCGACCGCACGGTAGGATGCCCGTAG